A genomic region of Gemmatimonadota bacterium contains the following coding sequences:
- a CDS encoding DUF2750 domain-containing protein, which produces MDPVINDRQLRSVMLLDPPKRYSYFVKKVADWETVWGLYFKGWALTETPQGRTVFPLWPAKEFARVVAREEWEDYHPESISLNEFIHDLLPKLDSDGILPGVFWVPKVGSVNTSVQQLISDLKTEIGRIE; this is translated from the coding sequence ATGGACCCCGTTATAAATGACAGACAACTAAGATCTGTTATGCTGTTAGACCCACCAAAGAGGTATTCCTACTTCGTCAAAAAGGTCGCCGACTGGGAAACTGTATGGGGGTTGTATTTTAAAGGGTGGGCCTTAACGGAAACTCCTCAGGGCAGAACGGTTTTCCCTCTTTGGCCAGCTAAGGAATTCGCTCGAGTCGTTGCGAGAGAAGAATGGGAAGACTACCATCCAGAGTCGATATCGTTGAACGAGTTTATTCATGATCTTCTTCCGAAACTCGATTCAGATGGAATACTCCCTGGTGTTTTTTGGGTTCCTAAGGTAGGAAGCGTCAACACGTCCGTCCAACAGCTAATATCGGATCTTAAAACCGAAATCGGGAGAATTGAGTAA
- a CDS encoding polymorphic toxin type 8 domain-containing protein, whose product DEYPGISPYVYAANNPLKYVDPDGRLAWNILTRGFKVASRAYDAAKRGKSLFKKDTWKDIGTDEIVDFVDNVSTISDGVWDANDVFAVIDLATGLGDQAKAVSKSLGFSNKGRSGRQNRLREIGGDLKTSSSDRGWIRNEQRHISTGNRQTIRNPPGKELAHERGREAAKGYNYEHSNLQNQADHRTQHRYDDYGRRNKERPIVEE is encoded by the coding sequence GACGAGTATCCGGGGATCAGTCCCTATGTCTATGCCGCCAATAATCCGCTGAAATATGTGGATCCGGATGGGCGGCTTGCCTGGAACATCCTCACTAGAGGTTTTAAGGTTGCCAGCCGAGCGTACGACGCTGCCAAGAGAGGCAAATCGCTATTCAAGAAGGATACATGGAAGGATATTGGGACAGATGAGATAGTAGATTTCGTGGACAACGTCTCGACCATTTCCGACGGCGTTTGGGATGCCAATGATGTATTTGCAGTAATCGATCTCGCAACGGGGTTAGGAGATCAGGCTAAAGCTGTTAGCAAATCGCTGGGATTTAGTAACAAAGGAAGAAGCGGAAGACAGAATCGACTGAGGGAGATAGGTGGGGATCTTAAGACTTCAAGTTCTGACAGAGGATGGATCAGGAACGAACAACGCCATATTTCTACAGGTAACCGACAGACTATAAGAAATCCTCCCGGAAAAGAACTCGCTCACGAACGGGGAAGAGAGGCAGCAAAGGGGTATAACTACGAACATTCCAACCTGCAAAATCAAGCCGACCACAGGACTCAGCACAGATACGACGATTACGGACGCAGGAACAAAGAACGTCCTATTGTGGAGGAATAA